In Nitrosococcus halophilus Nc 4, the genomic stretch TAAGCTGACGATAGCGCTCTATCATAGCAGGGAGCTGCTCACTCTGATCCGGGTGAACTAAAAACACAATTTCATAATGCCGCATTGATATGACTCCTTACGGTCTCGGCAGCCGCCCCACAGGGAACGGCAAGGAGGTTAGTAAAAAGGTGCAAGATTATACGCCAGCTATCAGGGGATCACAAAATAGATCTCCAATAATTTAAGATAGGGTCCGCCACTCAGGCTAAATCAAAGCCACGCTGGCGCTGGGCCTCGAAGAGACACACTCCCGCGGCAACCGAGACATTGAGGCTGCCAACTGCGCCTTGCATGGGAATCTGAACCAGGCAATCGCAGTGCTCTGCCGTTAGCCGCCGCAGACCCCGATCCTCGGCGCCAAGCACCAAACCAAGAGGGCCCTTGAGATCGGTGTTATAAAGGCTTCCTCCCCCCTTCACCACCGTCCCGACCAACCATAGCCCCCGTTCACGCAGCTTGCGCATTAGCCGGGCTAGATTAGTCACTCGCACAAAAGGGACCCGTTCCGCTGCACCGCTAGCGACTTTGCGCACCGCAGCAGTCAAACCCACCGCCCGATCTTTAGGGGCGATCACCCCATGGACCCCCGCCGCCTCCGCTGTACGCAGACAGGCCCCTAGATTATGGGGATCTTGAACCCCATCGAGGATCAGCAACAAAGGAGGCGCCTTTAAATTGTCCAAAAGGTCAAATAGTCCCTCCTCTGTAAACGTCGGCTGCGCTGAGCAATGGGCCACGACCCCTTGGTGGCGAACCCCAGGAACTAGGCTATCCAGATCTTCCCGATTCACGGGATAGAAATCTAAGCCTTGTTCAAGAGCAAGCTCGGTAATTTCCTGAATCGCTCGATCCTTGCGACTTTGATCCAACCATAGGGAGATGATCTGAGTCGCGGGCTGTTCCAAAGCCGCGCGGACAGCATGCAATCCATACCGCAATTCGCTGCTCACGCTGTCCTCATGCCCGATTTTCCCTGAGCTGAGGTTCTCAAACCTGCGCTTTTTACCCACGGCCGTTTACCTTAGCGTTTCCCGAAAAATAGGATACAAACATCAATCTACCAGGACCTTAACTTCTCAGCCTAACTATACTCTATCTATTAAGGGATTTTAGCCGCGAATGCAGGCGAATAAACGCTTATAAAACAATGCATTGAATAATTTCCTGGCGGGTAAATTCTTGTCTGTCTCTGAGTCATTGGAATATTTGGGTTCATAGGCGTTAATTCGCGGCCAAATGCTTTAATTCAGGAAAATTCTAAGAATTTTTAGGTTCCTTAATTAGTTAATAAAGGGAAATAGTCGAACCATCAGGGAGCACACCAGCAGGCTGCTTGCGGTAACAATCGAAGCCAAAAAGGCGCTGATACTGGGGCATTAAGAACCATAGCCACCACCTCCAACGGAATTCCTTCCCAGGGACTAAGGGAGAAACTTGGCCAGATGTTTTCCATGGACTTAGAATCTGGTGATAGGCAGCAGCGCTCTGCCGCCGGAGAATATGGATGGGATCAAAGCCGTACCACTCTGGGCGTTGCTCGATAAACGTCGCCCCTTGCTCCTGACAAACTTCCCATAAGGCCTGGTTCACTCCACGGACCCGTTCCAACGCCTGCTCCCAGGTAAGACTTTGGCCTGGGAACAGCAATGTCCGAAAGATATAGTATTGCCAAGGAGTCAACTGTTCAAGACGAAAGAGGGGTAAACCGGTAATCACCGTCCTGGCCTTGTAGTCTGCCAGCCGTTCCAGGCACCAGCACACCCAGCGCATTAGCTTCTCGGGAGATTGTTCATAAGCAATGTCATTCCCCAAATCGGTCAGTAGGGCAAAAGTAGGCCCCGGGGCTTCCAGGACGAGGTCTTCCCAGAGACCACATTGGGTGATGCCCGGCAAACCACGGCACCCCACCCGGCTATAAACTCCAAAGGATCGGCCATGGCCAGCCGCAACGAGGAACCGGCTTGGCCGACCACAAATGAGCTGAGCTGTGGCCATTACCCGAGGAAGTAAACGGCTGAGGTTGCTGGCACCGAGTAATACAATTTGGTTGACAGGCCGAGGTTGCTCCCAGCTATTCATGGATTACAGTCGAATTGAATACCATCGCCTTAAACATTGCACCAAGCCTCACTGAAGATAACGAACCTTCTGCTTTAATCAACTGATCTACAGTAGCGGGCTAACGTAGCGGCAAATCGCTGCCGACACCCATTGGCAAGGCGTTGACGCTCTTATGACAGCCCTATAAAGTTGCAAGAAAATATCCCACTTCCATCATTGCTACCCTCACCTTCATAATCCTCTTGGGTACCGAACCAACGATCTGGGGTAGTTCGGTCGGTAAACGGGAGGGCAGATAAAATATGTTAAAAGTCCAAGATCACTCTTCTGCCTGGTTGCTGTCACTTTGTAGCCTACTGGCAGCCATCATTCTGCTGATAGACCTCCTGATACCCTTAGGGGTAGCGGGTGGCGTTCCTTACATAGCAGTCATCTTATTGGCCTCACGATTACCCAAGAGGGACTACCTGTGGGGCTTTGCCATCCTTTGCACCGCACTCACGCTCCTGGGGGCCTTTCTTTCCCCGCCTGGTGGAGAACTATGGCAAGTGGCTACCAACCGCTTCCTGGCCCTCACCGCCATTTGGATTAGCGCAGTGCTCTTGCTTCAGCGCCAGCGGGATGAAGTGGCGCTGGTGCATGCTCATGATGAGTTGGAAGGCCGCGTTCAGAAACGCACCGCTGAACTCACCACGGCCAATCACCAACTTCAGCAGGAGATTGCCGAGCGCCAGCAGATAGAACAGGCTTTGCAGGAAAGCGAAGCACGCTACCGTTCCCTGAGCGACGATATCCTGGACACCTCGCGAGTCGGGGTCTTTATCCTTGATGCCGAATTCCGGGTAGTCTGGGTGAACCAGGCAATCGCCGACTATTTTGGATTACCCAGAAAAACGCTCCAGGGAGCGAACAAACGACAGCTTATTCAGGAACAACTCAAGGATTGTTTTGAACAGCCAGAGGATTTCGCCAAAACCGTACTCGCAACCTATACTGATAATAGCTACATTGAGCAGTTTGAGTGCCACCTGCTGCCTAATGGCGAGCGCCAGGAACGTTGGCTTGAGCATTGGAGCCAGCCGATTGGCAGCGGACTGTACGCCGGCGGGCGCATCGAACACTATTATGATATTACCGAGCGCAAACGGGTAGAGTTCGAACTCCGTACCCGGGCGCGCCAGCAAACTGCCGTGGCAGAGGTGGGACGGCGGGCACTCAGGGGAGGCAACCTCGATACGCTGCTTGATGAAACCCTGGCCCTGTTAGCACGAATTCTCGACGTAGCCTACGGTCAAGTGTTGGAGCTATTGCCTGACCGTAAAACTTTTTTGCTCCGCGCCAGTGTGGGCTTTAAGAGAAGCATTCAAAGACAGGCTACCGTCAATGTTGAACCCGATACCCTAGCCGGCTACACCCTGCTTTCCCTAGAGCCGGTTATCGTGGAAAATCTGAGCACAGAACATCGCTTTCGCCCTGAATCACTGCTACTTGAGCACGGTCTCGCCAGCGGGGTAAGTCTAATCATCCCAGGACGGGAGCGGCCTTTTGGCATCTTGGGTGTGTATACCCCTCAGCCGCGAAACTTCAGTCATGAGCTTTGCTTTCTCCAGACCGTCGCCACCCTGCTGGCCACAGGGATCGAACGCCAGCGAGCTGAGGAGCAGACCCAGTTGCAGCAGGCGGAGCTTGCCCATATCGCGCGCCTAGGTTTGGCCAGCGAACTCACCGCCGGCTTAGCCCATGAACTCAACCAGCCCCTCACCGCCATTACTACCAATGCCCACACCTGCCTGCAACTACTGCACTCGGGAATGGTCAATATGGAGAAGTTTGAGGAAATCCTCGAAGAAGTCACCCGGCAGAGTGAACGAGCCGGTGAAATTGTCCATCATCTAAGAGCCCTGGTCCGCAAAACCGAGTACCGGAAAACCGCGGTAAATCTTAACGACCTAGTCCACGAAGTCGCCCGCTTGGCCAATATCGAAGCCCGCCAACAAGGGGTCCAACTGCGGCTGGAATTATTTGCTTCCCTGCCCCCAGTATGGGGCGATAACATCCAACTTCAGCAGGTCATTTTGAACCTGGTCTGTAACAGCATCGAAGCCATGGGGGAAACCTCGGACGGAAAACGGGAACTCACTATCCAAACCTCCCCCGTTGATTGCGGCGCGGTGGAGGTGACCGTGTCCGACACGGGACCCGGCCTGTCTCCAGAAGCAATGAAGCAGTTATTCCAGCCCTTTTTTACCACCAAACCCACCGGCATGGGCCTCGGCCTATCCCTGAGTAAATCCATCGTCGAAGCCCATGGTGGGGAAATTTGGGCTACCCCTAACCCCAGCCGGGGGGCTACCTTCCACTTTACCATCTCGACCAAGATAGGAAATCGCTAGCGTGACCCTTCAGCCGACTGTATTCATCGTCGACGACGACAAGGCCGTGCGGGATGCGGTACATCTTCTATGCGAGGTCCACGGTTTGCAAGTGGAAAGTTACGCCTCAGCCCAGGCTTTCCTTGACGACTATATTCCTACTCGAAGGGGGTGTCTGGTATTAGACCTTTGCATGCCAGAAATGGATGGCCTAGAACTTCAGGCACATCTAGCGGCCCGCCAGATTGAACTGCCCATCATTTTTATCACTGCCCATAGTAGCAATGGTGAAGCCAAACGCGCACTCAAAGCCGGTGCCCTGGATGTCCTGGAAAAACCTTTTCAGCCTCATGTGCTGATCGAGCGTATCCACACTGCTTTCAAATCGATAAAGTAAACCTTTGCCCATCTATTTACCCGGTCGAGCCAATACCATAAAAGCGTAGGGTTCCAAGCTCAACTCGTGGGTAGCGGTGATGGTTTTACCCGCAAAAAGGTCGACTTCCGTTTTACGCAGTCCTAGCATGCGCAACCGCCGGGCCTCCAGGTGCTGAGTGGAGTCGCTGAAATTCGCCAGTATCAGTACCGTGTGTTCATCATGGTTGCGGAAATAGCCAAACACATGATGGTTACCGGTATCGACAATTTCCGTTTCAGCCCGAGTAAAGGCCAAATTTTGCTGGCGGATTTGGATCAACCTCAGCAAACCTTGGTAAAGCCGACCAGGAACGGTGTTGGAGTCCCAGCGCTGCTCGGCCCGCGCCCAATCGAAGGGCAGCCGGTGCAGCCAGCGAGTATCACCAATTTTAGCCGGATCTTTTTCGTAACTATAATCATTCAAAGTGCCGATTTCGTCGCCCAAATAAATCAACGGTATGCCGCCGATAGTCAAAATCACCCCGTGCAGGAGCAGGATCTTGCGGATGGCGTAGTCAATTTCCATCTCATCGTTGTTATGGAGACCCTTTTCCAATCCCGCCAAAGAGGCGCAGGTGCCGGATACCCGGGCATCCCCCGTGAC encodes the following:
- a CDS encoding PAS domain-containing sensor histidine kinase, with the translated sequence MLKVQDHSSAWLLSLCSLLAAIILLIDLLIPLGVAGGVPYIAVILLASRLPKRDYLWGFAILCTALTLLGAFLSPPGGELWQVATNRFLALTAIWISAVLLLQRQRDEVALVHAHDELEGRVQKRTAELTTANHQLQQEIAERQQIEQALQESEARYRSLSDDILDTSRVGVFILDAEFRVVWVNQAIADYFGLPRKTLQGANKRQLIQEQLKDCFEQPEDFAKTVLATYTDNSYIEQFECHLLPNGERQERWLEHWSQPIGSGLYAGGRIEHYYDITERKRVEFELRTRARQQTAVAEVGRRALRGGNLDTLLDETLALLARILDVAYGQVLELLPDRKTFLLRASVGFKRSIQRQATVNVEPDTLAGYTLLSLEPVIVENLSTEHRFRPESLLLEHGLASGVSLIIPGRERPFGILGVYTPQPRNFSHELCFLQTVATLLATGIERQRAEEQTQLQQAELAHIARLGLASELTAGLAHELNQPLTAITTNAHTCLQLLHSGMVNMEKFEEILEEVTRQSERAGEIVHHLRALVRKTEYRKTAVNLNDLVHEVARLANIEARQQGVQLRLELFASLPPVWGDNIQLQQVILNLVCNSIEAMGETSDGKRELTIQTSPVDCGAVEVTVSDTGPGLSPEAMKQLFQPFFTTKPTGMGLGLSLSKSIVEAHGGEIWATPNPSRGATFHFTISTKIGNR
- a CDS encoding response regulator transcription factor, encoding MTLQPTVFIVDDDKAVRDAVHLLCEVHGLQVESYASAQAFLDDYIPTRRGCLVLDLCMPEMDGLELQAHLAARQIELPIIFITAHSSNGEAKRALKAGALDVLEKPFQPHVLIERIHTAFKSIK
- the rlmB gene encoding 23S rRNA (guanosine(2251)-2'-O)-methyltransferase RlmB codes for the protein MGKKRRFENLSSGKIGHEDSVSSELRYGLHAVRAALEQPATQIISLWLDQSRKDRAIQEITELALEQGLDFYPVNREDLDSLVPGVRHQGVVAHCSAQPTFTEEGLFDLLDNLKAPPLLLILDGVQDPHNLGACLRTAEAAGVHGVIAPKDRAVGLTAAVRKVASGAAERVPFVRVTNLARLMRKLRERGLWLVGTVVKGGGSLYNTDLKGPLGLVLGAEDRGLRRLTAEHCDCLVQIPMQGAVGSLNVSVAAGVCLFEAQRQRGFDLA